The DNA sequence ACGCCGAAAGAAGCGCTTGACCGCCTATGGGCTGAATGGCGGCGGCGCGAATTGGAAGAGGAGCGCTTGCTTTGCTTGAAGCTCGGCGAGGTGATCGATGCCGCCCAAGCGTTGACGGCCCTTTCCCCATTCGACAATTCGTTCAGCCAAACAAGCGCAATCACCACGGTGAAACAAGCGCGGCAAAAGGAATGAGCGCAACTTTATCCAAAAGAGCGAGCCAGTCCGCGGCTCGCTCTTATTCATTGAATTGGCGGTATACGTACGGCTCCTTCGGTTTGGCCACCCTCTCCCATGACGTCACTTTTACATACGGAAGCGTCATATGAAACGGCTGGTAATACATGGTGGATAGCGTACCTTTCACATGAATCCATTCATCATTTTGAAGCGGCACCGTCTTTGGAAACTGAAGGAGCAGCCCGTACACCCCTGAATCCGCAACACAATGAATGATTCCAAAGCGAAGGAGAAACGCCTCATTGGCGCGCGTCGTTTCCTCACGGTAAACAAACCCGGTGAATTCAATGTCGCGGGCGGCGAATGCACCGGGAAACTGATAAATCGTTTCCATGGCATTTAAATAGTTTTGATCATTCAACTCCAAGCGAGCAAGACGACCATATTTTTTCAGCTCTTTTTCCATGGCATTTTGATAATCGTCCCGCCCATAATACATGCTCGTATCCGGACGCAAAAACTGCCGCTGGGCAAACGGATCGCTGCCGTCAGCTGCCATCCCAGGAACATGAATCCCTTTCGCCTTTACGACTTCAGAATCCAGCGTCGCAACGGGAAACAAGAAGGCGGAAACAAGCGGAAAAACAAAAATAAGGTAATTCACCGCCCGCTTCCAGCGCGCGGACGGCTCATGATGATGACCGCAGCATTCTTCCCCATGATCGTGCGGTTCCTCGTTGCGGCTTGCCAGCACAAATTGCGCGATCGTTAAAAAAGCAAACACAAACATCGCACTAAACGAAATATACGAATACCGCATATTAATGTATTTGCTCAACTCTCCAGTAATATATAAATGAAAAAACAAAAACGCAAACCCAAGCAAAATATACATGCGAATCATGCCGCCACCTCCTTGCTAGATCAATAGCGATCCGGCAAACACAAACAACGTGATATAGGAAATCAGTTTCCACACAAACCGGGCTCGGAATGACTGAAACAACATGAGCGTATTTTTCACATCGAGCATCGGCCCGTAAACGAGAAACGCTGCCAGCGCGTGAAACGGAAATGTGCTTTGAAACGACGAGGCGATAAATGCGTCCGCCTCGGAACAGAGCGACAGCACGAAGGCGAGCGCCATCATGACCAAAGAGGCCGCCACTTTCCCATTGCCGATCGACACAAGCGCCGACGTTTTCACATACGTTTGCATCGCCGAAGCAATGAACGCCCCAATGATCAAATACTTCCCGGTCGCAAAAAATTCATCGATCGTATGGCGCAGGGTGCCAACGATTTTCTCTTTCCAAGTACGGGGCATCATCGGCATCTCGCGCCGTTCATGGCGCAACTCGCTGCCTTCATGCCGAATCGCCATCACGGCGCCGACAGTGACGGCGACGGCGCAAGCGAACAGCGCCCGGCACAATACCATCGTCCAACTGCTTCCGAAAGCGATATACGTCGAAAACAGCACAACCGGATTGATGACGGGCGCCGTTAACATAAACGGCACGGCCGCGTAAAGCGGCACCCCCTTGGCGACGAGACGGCGGGTGATCGGCACGATGCTGCATTCGCATGAAGGGAAAAACACTCCAAGCAATGTGGCATAAACAATGGCCAAAAGGCGGTTTTTCGGCACCCACCGTTGTACGGCCTCTTCACTGACAAACATTTGAATGACTCCGGAAACAAACACCCCGAGCACGACGAACGGCAACGATTCAATCAATATGCTGATAAAAATCGTATTCAGCTGCAAAAACGTGTTCATCATGGGTTCTCCTCTCATTTACAACCGTTCATTTTACCATGAGAAATGGCCATTGTCATGAAAATTTGGTAAGAAAAATCAAAAAGGCGCTTCGCCTTTGGCGAAACGCCTCTTCTTCTATTATTCTTCCACTTCTTTTTTCCACAGCCCGACCATCAATGCGGTCACGATGGAACCAATCAAAATAGCCAATATATAAAGCCATGCGCTGCCTTTGACGATCGGGATGACGAAAATTCCGCCGTGCGGCGCCGGAAGTCCGATGCCAAACAGCATCGTCAGCGCCCCGGCTACAGCTGAGCCGACGATAATCGACGGAATGACCCGCACCGGATCGGCCGCCGCAAACGGAATCGCCCCTTCCGTGATGAACGAAGCACCCATGACATAGCACGTTTTTCCAGCTTCACGCTCGGCTTTCGTAAACTTTTTCTTAAAGAACGTCGTCGCTAGCGCCAAGCCGAGCGGCGGCACCATCCCGCCGGCCATAATGGCCGCATGCGGCGCAAAGTTGCCCGCTTCAATCATGGCCAGCCCAAACGTATACGCCGCTTTGTTGATCGGTCCGCCCATATCAACCGCCATCATGCCGCCCAACACCGCACCAAGCAGCACTAAGTTCGCGGTTCCCATTCCGGAAAGCCAATGTTTCAACCCTTCATTCAGCGCTTTGACAGGATCGATGACCACATACATCATGATGACGCCAGTGAGAAAAATGCCGAATACCGGATAGAGCAGCACCGGTTTAATCCCCTCAAGCGACTGCGGCAGGCGGCTGAACAGTTTCCGTAATCCGACGACCAAATACCCGGCTAGGAAACCAGCAATCAATCCGCCGAGGAAACCAGCGCCGCCGTTGGCCGCCATAAAGCCGCCGACCATCCCCGGCGCAAACCCTGGTCGATCGGCAATGCTCATGGCGATGAATGCGGCCAGCACAGGAACCATCAACGCGAACGCATTGCCACCGCCGATGTCCATTAACAGTTTGGCAAACGGATGATACGACGGATCGTTCGGGTCAAACGCTTTAATGCCGAACGTGAAGGAAATGGCAATCAAAATCCCGCCGCCGACGACAAACGGAAGCATATTTGATACGCCGTTCATCAAATGCTTGTAAAAACCGGTGCGCGGTTTCGCCGCCCCCACGCTGCCCCGCGCCGCACCGCCTGCCCGATAAATCGGCGCGTCTTGGCGGAGCGCCTGCTCGATGAGCTTCTCCGGCTCGCGGATCGCACGAGCGACCGGCACTTGGATGACAGGTTTCCCGTCAAAACGGTCCATGTCGACTTGTTTATCGGCTGCGACAATGATCGCCGCGGCTTCTTCAATCTCCTGTGCGGTGAGAGCGTTTTTCACTCCATCTGAGCCATTGGTCTCGACTTTGATGGATACCCCCATTTCGGCTGCTTTCGCCTTCAGTGCATCAGCGGCCATATACGTATGAGCGATTCCGGTCGGACAAGCGGTTACTGCCAGCACTTTCCGCCCGTTCCCTGCCTGCACCGCTTGCTGTGGAGCTTCTTGCTCGCTTTCTTTCGCGGCAACCAAACGGATAATCTCCTCCTCGCTTGAAGCGGTTTCAAGCTGAGCACGGAACGATGCATCCATCAACATCGACGACAAGCGGGCGAGCGCCTCAAGGTGCATCTGCTCCCCGCCTTCTGGCGCGGCGATCATGAAAAACAAATGGC is a window from the Geobacillus stearothermophilus ATCC 12980 genome containing:
- a CDS encoding TIGR03943 family putative permease subunit is translated as MIRMYILLGFAFLFFHLYITGELSKYINMRYSYISFSAMFVFAFLTIAQFVLASRNEEPHDHGEECCGHHHEPSARWKRAVNYLIFVFPLVSAFLFPVATLDSEVVKAKGIHVPGMAADGSDPFAQRQFLRPDTSMYYGRDDYQNAMEKELKKYGRLARLELNDQNYLNAMETIYQFPGAFAARDIEFTGFVYREETTRANEAFLLRFGIIHCVADSGVYGLLLQFPKTVPLQNDEWIHVKGTLSTMYYQPFHMTLPYVKVTSWERVAKPKEPYVYRQFNE
- a CDS encoding permease, whose amino-acid sequence is MMNTFLQLNTIFISILIESLPFVVLGVFVSGVIQMFVSEEAVQRWVPKNRLLAIVYATLLGVFFPSCECSIVPITRRLVAKGVPLYAAVPFMLTAPVINPVVLFSTYIAFGSSWTMVLCRALFACAVAVTVGAVMAIRHEGSELRHERREMPMMPRTWKEKIVGTLRHTIDEFFATGKYLIIGAFIASAMQTYVKTSALVSIGNGKVAASLVMMALAFVLSLCSEADAFIASSFQSTFPFHALAAFLVYGPMLDVKNTLMLFQSFRARFVWKLISYITLFVFAGSLLI
- a CDS encoding PTS fructose transporter subunit IIABC — encoded protein: MKITDLLTKETMILALQAKTKGEVIDELAEKLAEAGAVSDVEVFKQAIWAREKQSTTGVGDGIAIPHAKTAAVKRPAVAFGRSVEGIDYESLDGKPSHLFFMIAAPEGGEQMHLEALARLSSMLMDASFRAQLETASSEEEIIRLVAAKESEQEAPQQAVQAGNGRKVLAVTACPTGIAHTYMAADALKAKAAEMGVSIKVETNGSDGVKNALTAQEIEEAAAIIVAADKQVDMDRFDGKPVIQVPVARAIREPEKLIEQALRQDAPIYRAGGAARGSVGAAKPRTGFYKHLMNGVSNMLPFVVGGGILIAISFTFGIKAFDPNDPSYHPFAKLLMDIGGGNAFALMVPVLAAFIAMSIADRPGFAPGMVGGFMAANGGAGFLGGLIAGFLAGYLVVGLRKLFSRLPQSLEGIKPVLLYPVFGIFLTGVIMMYVVIDPVKALNEGLKHWLSGMGTANLVLLGAVLGGMMAVDMGGPINKAAYTFGLAMIEAGNFAPHAAIMAGGMVPPLGLALATTFFKKKFTKAEREAGKTCYVMGASFITEGAIPFAAADPVRVIPSIIVGSAVAGALTMLFGIGLPAPHGGIFVIPIVKGSAWLYILAILIGSIVTALMVGLWKKEVEE